The nucleotide sequence atcatcatcgtcatcatcatatcTTTCATTCTTAATTGTGAATTCATATGTAATTTTAGACTATATAAAGGCATCGAAATAAGCCCATTCTCTGTCTTTACCCATCGCCTCAGCCTCGATGGGAACCCTTTTCTACGACTCGGGTGAGATCCCTACCGTAGCGGCTACCTTTCTCGCAAGCACCGCAATGGTAGGTTGGGCTGCTCACTCTACCTGCAGTCTATGGAGTAAACCTCGATACGAATCGTCGATGCAACTTGGTGCATCGAAAGATAGATTTCCGAAAGATGGAGTAAATCTTGATTTCGTGATGGCAAAGGAGATGAGCCACATCCAACCCGTGAGACTGTCAATACAAAATGCCAAAGGAACCATGCAATGGATCGTCAAGGATGTCATAGTACAACAGACAACGATCATACACCCTAAAAAGAATGGCTAATCACAGTGCCCAACGATCAACGATGCAAAATATCAAGAACACCATGTGATCAACATGAAAAGTGAtaaagataagatttctccaactatacgaggaaatttctctaattttcttatttattctttccaacatggtatcagagcatgagcgAGGCTCCACGCCATTCGTCGGATGACCACACCCGGCATTGCCATCATGTGCACCTGTTTTGGTGCGGAAAATCCTGGAGAGAAGACGAGTTGTTCGATGCCTCTTACATCGGAATAGAAAGAGTTTGAGATTAACATTTCATAATCTTTAAAACGAGATCTTTTTTGATAGATAATGGATCACACTTATAACACGAAAGAAACTTGCATCACGTTCGACCAGCTGCGTCATTCCAATTTCGCATTCTTATCTTGATTGCCACATAAGCTCTGTCGTATATCTTGTCCATCATTGCAAAATAGAAGAGTCTCCAATCTTTCTTGAACAGCATGATCACGAACACACTCCATAAGCCGACCAAATATCCGAGCCCGGTACCAAAGTAAAATGACAGCACATGAGATCCTTGTTCGTACTCCTCTTCTGTCGAATCGACGTTGGGATCGTCGGAGCAACTCTTGGTCACCGGAGGTCCACAGAGTTGGACATTTCCAATATAAATGGATGCATCCTCCAGCGTCCGAAGTTGATTCCCCGATGGAATCGCTCCCGATAGATTGTTGTAAGACAGATTCAAGTGGCTCAGAGAATTCAACGCCGAAAAGCTTTGAGGAATGACTCCGGATAACTTATTGAATGACAGAGCCAGAGTTTCCAATAACTTCATGCCACCAATTGCCTCTGGAATTTGGCCGACAAAATTGTTTTTTGATAGATTTAAAGTTTGTAGTGCTGAAAGAGACCCAATTTCTACTGGGATTTCTCCTGTCAAGTTATTATTTGAAAGGTCTATAATGTTGACAAGGTAAAGAATGTTTGAAAAGATGAAATTGTTTCCCTTTGTAGTCAAGGTGATGCTATCATAATAAATGTCACCAAAAGGTGCCGAAAGAGGACAATCCCTTATCAATGCACGATAAACCAGTGGTACGTTTTGGCAAGTCAATTGTCGTCGCCAATAAGTCATTGCTGTATCTAATCTGCCAAAGGAGCGTGGAATTGGTCCTGATAATTTATTATTAGCAAGGTCGATAACATGTAGATAGAAAAGTTGTCCAAGCTCTGCAGGAATGTTACCGGAAAACATATTTGAGCATATCCGGAGTACCTTTAGGTTTCGAAAATTTCGTGCAATCCATGTAGGTATGCTACCCGATAATTTATTATCGCCAAGATCAAGAAAAATTAGTCTACTGCAACTTTTCAATGGCAATGGAAGATGACCATGCAGACTATTATTGTTTAAGTGCAAAGACTCGAGTAGCGTCATTTTTCCAATAGAGCTAGGAATTTCTCCCGAGAGCATATTATTTGCCAGATTAATGTAGGAAAGGAAGTTTGGCACCTGCCAACAAGAAGGGATTTCACCTGATATTTGGTTGTCCGATAGATCGAGAATATGAAGTTGTCTCAAGTCACACATAAATGATGGTATACTCCCGTTAATATGGTTATGCGAGAGATCTAAGAGTTTTAATTCTTGTGTGGGAAAGATTGATGGCAACGATCCTGAAAAAGAATTATTAGACAGATACAAATAACGCAAGTAAGGTGGCAAACGAGGAATCGGGCCTTCAAGCAAATTCATACTTAGTTTCAGAGTGGTCAGGTTTGTCATATGCTCCAAGGAAGTTGGCAAAGTACCATTAATCTGATTTTGGGAGAGATTTATAGAGAAAGCAGAATTGTTCCAAAACCAATCAGGCAAAACGTCTTCAATGCTTGTGTACGACATACCTAAATCTTCAATAGAGTTTTGTGAACGGAGCCATCTTGGAAATGTAGGACCCAACTTACAAGAACTCAGTTTAATGGTTTGGAGTTGAAAAGGAGGAACCCAATTGTGGTCTATTGAGATGACTAGGGAGTTTTCGAATAGATCAAGCTCACTTAGTTTGGTTAAGTTAGCGAAATGTAGTTCAGACATGGTGCCCTCTAGGGAATTACTGGAGAGAGAAAGAACGGTGAGGTTGGAAAGCTTGCCAATCTCAATGGGTATGGGACCTGAAAGTGAATTATCGTTAAGACGAAGCTCTCTTAGACCAGTCAACTTCCCAATCCCAGCAGGTATGACTCCGAAGAGTGAATTATGATCAAGATAAAGCAATCTTAGACCAGTCAAATTCCCAATCCCAGCAGGTATGGGTCCAAAGAGTGAATTATCACGCAGATCGATAAGTTTTAGACTATTACAAATTCCAATCTCAGTGGGCACGGGACCTGAAAGTGAATTATCACTAAGATGAAGTTCTCTTAGACCAGTCAAATTTCCAATCCCAGCAGATATGGCACCATGAAGCATAGAAAAACTGAGATCAAGATAAGAGAGGTTGTGGAGTTTCCATAGCCAGTCGGGGAAGGTGGAGTTGAAGAGGTTGCCATGGAGATCGAGAGTGGCCAGTGTCGTGAGGttgacatgggaaagagaagagtgTAGATTGGTGAGGCCACAGTCTTGTAAATGTAGCTCCTCTAGTGAGGACAACATGTTCACCGCTTGAAGCCAATTGTGGGAGGACATGGAAAGTTTCATTAAGCTCATGTCGAGGTATCTCAAGGAAGTGAGACGCGAGAGCCAGTGCAGGCCATCGATCGTTGAGTCATATAGTGAATTTAGGTCGAGATAGCGGAGCCTGGACTGGTTGCCCAGCTGGGGAGGAATGGCTCCGCTGAAGTTGGACGAGGAGAGGTCGAGATACGTCAACTCGGTAAGGGAACCCAAAAATTTCGGGATTTGGATCCCACCGAAGTCATTGTAGCCGAGGTTGAGGCGCTCCAAATGAGTTAGAAGGAGCAAGGATGGTCTGATCTCACCTCCGATAGACGTCTCATAGTTATAAGGGTCGGAATTCTGGAGGTTGAGCACCACGACATGGCCGGTTCTGTTGTCACAGACCACCCCGCTCCATCTGCAGCAGTCTACTCGGCCTCGCCATGATGACAAACGGCTGGAAGGATCCTTGACGATGCCGGTTTTGAAGTCGAGGAGGGCGTCCCTCTCGCCCTCTACGCACCCTTTCGTCGTCGGCGTTGTTGCCGCCGTGAACAAAAGAAAGCTCGTAAGCCAAAGCCCGAAAGAGTAGTGCCGAGGCACAGGGTGTGTGCTTCTGGTGCAAGAGGCCATGATGCTATTTGGTGAGTGCATAGTGTACTGAGAGATGGTCGGCGGTGGAGGACATGTATATATAGAGTGGGTGTGGGGGCGTGATGGCCCTCCCATCCCCAACCCATCGTAGACTCCTGTGAAACGTGAAGATTGATGCAATGGTAGCGATGGATAGATAAAAAGACTTTTGACTTTTGTGGGATACGACTCCTGCTGGACCTGCAGTCCGTGCACCGTGTAGCTTCCTCGAACTTGGTTTCTACCCTGCCTCGGTCCCAAAATTGGGGCTCGGTTCGCAAGAACTTAAGAGATTGATGCTGGATTTCAAACTTGAAAGATACGGCCATTTCTTCCAGGGGTCGAAATGTATGGAGGCGAAGAATACCTCATTCCAGGGTTCGAAATGTTCGCCACCACATGTCAAACGTCATCACGGAAGACAAAAGTGTGGATGAAGACTCCGACCCACCGCAAACGATTCCTCACCCAAGATAAAACGGTAAGCCATCGCTTTACATGTAGCGTCGTTCCGAAGGAGGGAGACTCAACGATGTTTGTAGCGGAACGCACGCTTCGCTTTCACATGTGTGGAAGTCTTTGTTGGGAACCCAAAGGCACGCAACAAATTGATTCGTTTGATACACAAGTGGTGAAGATGATGAGGATTTTGTGGGTAATTGTTCCCACAGTAGCGAAACAAATGGCTGCATTTCTTTTCATCTCTTTCGTTTTCTACAAAATTCCACTTTTTTGTATTCccttcaaaattaatgatttcGTACTTATTTAAATTTAACTTGATTATGCAACTCTTATTACCTAATCACCAATAAAGATATAGATTTACAACGCAAATGGATGGATCCCAAGTTGATTCCCATATGCTTTTGTTCCCGAGAGATCATCCTGGCTAACACCCAAATGGACGGATGGGATGCACTGAGCTACCTTTGACTCCGTGGGTGACTCCGTGAGTTTTCGGAATCATCACACAACCATCTAATCGACAAACCATTCCTGCAGCCAATCATTAAAAAAACATTATTAGCCGTATAATATTTGTACTATTTCTAAGCATCAAATGAACAAGTATACAAAATAAAAGCTTGAGATTATCCGTCACATAACCTTTAAAATGTGAAGTAGGGATATTCGAATGCATTGACCTTTAATCCATCGTCAACCTAGCGATCCGTATCTTGAATGCTACGTAAATCTTGTCGTACAAGTTATCCATCACTCGGAAGTAGAAGATCCTCCAATCTTTCTTGAAAAGAATAATGATAAATACGCTCCATAATCCGACCAAATATCCGAGTGCAATGCTGAAAGTAAATGATAGCACATCAGATTctgttttgttttcttcttcttcgaaaTCGACATTAGTCTCGTTGACGCAACTCTCGGTGACCGGAGGTCCACAGAGATACGCATTGCCGATGTAAATGGATGCATCATCGAGCGTCCGAAGTTGATTCCCTGATGGAATGACTCCTGATAGGTTGTTATACGACAAATTCAAGTGGCTCAGAGAATCTAGCGCTGAAAAGCTTTCGGGAATGACGCCAGATAACTCATTGAACGACAGATCCAATGTTTCCAATGACTTCATCCGACCAACCGCTGCAGGAATCGTGCCGCCAAAACTATTTCTAGATAAATTTAAGGTTTGCAGTGCAAAAAGAGAACCAATTTCCGTAGGAATCACTCCGGATAGCTCGTTATCTGAAAGGTCGATGCTTTTCACGAGATTGAGAATGGTCGAGAAACTGAACTCATCTCCCTTCGTGACCAGAGATATGCTTTCGCTGGCCACAAAAGAGGATAGCACAAACTCTACATTGTTTGATATCGTAGAGGACATCGACTTGGAGATAGAGATCATCGCACTGAAATTGCCAAACGAGTGCGGCACTGACCCCGACAGTCTGTTACTGGAGAGGTCGATGATCTGAAGATCTCTCAGCTGCCCGAGTTGCATAGGAATGTTGCCTGATAACATATTCGAGCGCAGTCGAAGCACCTCCAGATTTTGCAAGCTCTGTCCGATCCATGTCGGTATGTTCCCGGAAAATTTGTTGTCGCCGAGATCAATAATAGCTAACCGATTGCAATATCGCAACGACGGCGGAATACCTCCGGAGAGACTGTTGTTGTTTAAGTGCAAGAACTCGAGGTTGCTCAAGTTTCCGATGGAGTCAGGAATTTTCCCCCACAGCCTATTATTCGCCAGATTGACGAAGAATAGTTTCGTTGCCTCATGCCAACACTGAGGGATTTCTCCGGAAATCTGGTTGTTCGATAGATCGAGAGCATAGAGTTGCTGCAATTCGCAGATGTCGGATGGTATGCTTCCCCGAAAATAATTGCGGGAGAGGAATAAGTGTGCCAAGAACGGTGACAGGGTCCATGGAA is from Musa acuminata AAA Group cultivar baxijiao chromosome BXJ1-6, Cavendish_Baxijiao_AAA, whole genome shotgun sequence and encodes:
- the LOC135675439 gene encoding receptor-like protein EIX2, which translates into the protein MASCTRSTHPVPRHYSFGLWLTSFLLFTAATTPTTKGCVEGERDALLDFKTGIVKDPSSRLSSWRGRVDCCRWSGVVCDNRTGHVVVLNLQNSDPYNYETSIGGEIRPSLLLLTHLERLNLGYNDFGGIQIPKFLGSLTELTYLDLSSSNFSGAIPPQLGNQSRLRYLDLNSLYDSTIDGLHWLSRLTSLRYLDMSLMKLSMSSHNWLQAVNMLSSLEELHLQDCGLTNLHSSLSHVNLTTLATLDLHGNLFNSTFPDWLWKLHNLSYLDLSFSMLHGAISAGIGNLTGLRELHLSDNSLSGPVPTEIGICNSLKLIDLRDNSLFGPIPAGIGNLTGLRLLYLDHNSLFGVIPAGIGKLTGLRELRLNDNSLSGPIPIEIGKLSNLTVLSLSREIPVEIGSLSALQTLNLSKNNFVGQIPEAIGGMKLLETLALSFNKLSGVIPQSFSALNSLSHLNLSYNNLSGAIPSGNQLRTLEDASIYIGNVQLCGPPVTKSCSDDPNVDSTEEEYEQGSHVLSFYFGTGLGYLVGLWSVFVIMLFKKDWRLFYFAMMDKIYDRAYVAIKIRMRNWNDAAGRT